In Archangium violaceum, the following are encoded in one genomic region:
- a CDS encoding lytic transglycosylase domain-containing protein, with protein MALSPISQNPVACRLPQQDVATPRVGGVVQTPSEALSPRGLEALGLQKDGFSSGPQLGAQWEQFVQGASAIIGALKDLQALQTSELEGVFGKSLGLDSESGLSPFEDSFSPAAELGTELPGASAPASTSGANTVTPSGDARLGAGMPPALAKFKDTIESAASKTGVPASVLAAQIWQESRGNLEAISTNGGNGLTDTGLMQVNPNTYKELQSKYPELQGKNLSDPATNILAGAYYMKDMKEQFGNWDLALRAYNSGPNGVDRSNPNAIPAGTGDATYVQKVKQFADIISTGNGTLPA; from the coding sequence ATGGCTCTCTCGCCCATCTCCCAGAACCCGGTTGCTTGCCGTCTCCCGCAGCAGGACGTGGCCACCCCCCGCGTGGGTGGGGTTGTCCAGACGCCTTCCGAGGCCCTCTCCCCGCGGGGGCTCGAAGCGCTGGGACTCCAGAAGGACGGTTTCAGCTCGGGCCCGCAGCTCGGAGCGCAGTGGGAGCAGTTCGTCCAGGGGGCCTCGGCCATCATCGGGGCATTGAAGGATCTGCAGGCGCTGCAGACCTCCGAGCTCGAGGGAGTGTTCGGGAAGTCCCTGGGCCTCGACTCGGAGTCCGGGCTGTCGCCCTTCGAGGACAGCTTCTCGCCGGCCGCGGAGCTGGGCACGGAGCTGCCCGGGGCGAGCGCCCCCGCCTCGACGAGCGGCGCGAACACGGTCACGCCCTCGGGCGACGCGCGGCTGGGCGCCGGGATGCCGCCGGCCCTGGCGAAGTTCAAGGACACCATCGAGTCCGCCGCGTCCAAGACGGGCGTGCCGGCGTCCGTCCTGGCGGCGCAGATCTGGCAGGAGTCGCGTGGCAACCTGGAGGCCATCTCCACCAATGGTGGCAACGGGCTGACCGATACCGGCCTGATGCAGGTGAACCCCAACACCTACAAGGAGCTCCAGTCCAAGTACCCCGAGCTCCAGGGCAAGAACCTCTCCGATCCCGCGACCAACATCCTCGCGGGCGCCTACTACATGAAGGACATGAAGGAGCAGTTCGGGAACTGGGATCTCGCCCTGCGCGCCTACAACTCGGGCCCCAACGGCGTCGATCGCTCCAACCCGAACGCCATCCCCGCGGGCACGGGTGACGCCACCTATGTCCAGAAGGTGAAGCAGTTCGCGGACATCATCTCCACCGGTAACGGTACGCTGCCCGCGTAG
- a CDS encoding ABC transporter ATP-binding protein: MPSPSKVLSVQELRKQYGATVAVDGISFDVGRNEIVGLLGPNGAGKTTTINMVLGVLEPSSGSIRIEDVELSRRRSQALARTNFAAVYAPLPGNLTVQQNLRVFGLIYGVKGLTQRIEELLAQFDLVRFRHVKCGVLSSGEQTRVALAKAMLNRPRLLLLDEPTASLDPSTARDIRARIREFATQGEGGVLWTSHNMYEVEEVCDRVLFVSRGKILLEGDPRRLPQQHGKATLEELFITVAREPLALEQA; the protein is encoded by the coding sequence ATGCCCTCCCCATCGAAGGTCCTCTCGGTCCAGGAGCTACGCAAGCAGTACGGGGCCACCGTCGCCGTCGACGGCATCTCGTTCGACGTGGGCCGCAATGAGATCGTCGGGCTCCTGGGGCCCAATGGTGCCGGGAAGACCACGACCATCAACATGGTCCTCGGTGTCCTCGAGCCGAGCTCGGGGTCCATCCGCATCGAGGACGTGGAGCTCTCGAGGCGCCGCTCCCAGGCGCTCGCGCGCACCAACTTCGCCGCCGTCTACGCGCCCCTGCCCGGCAACCTCACCGTGCAGCAGAACCTGCGCGTCTTCGGCCTCATCTACGGCGTGAAGGGGCTCACCCAGCGCATCGAGGAGCTGCTCGCGCAGTTCGACCTCGTGCGCTTCCGTCACGTGAAGTGCGGCGTGCTCTCCTCGGGAGAGCAGACGCGGGTGGCCCTGGCCAAGGCCATGCTCAACCGTCCCCGGCTCCTGCTGCTCGACGAGCCGACGGCCTCGTTGGATCCCTCGACGGCGCGCGACATCCGCGCCCGGATCCGCGAGTTCGCCACACAAGGGGAGGGCGGTGTGCTCTGGACCTCGCACAACATGTACGAGGTGGAGGAGGTCTGCGACCGCGTGCTCTTCGTCTCGCGCGGGAAGATCCTGCTCGAGGGAGATCCCAGGCGCCTGCCACAACAGCACGGCAAAGCGACGCTCGAGGAGCTGTTCATCACCGTGGCGCGCGAGCCGCTCGCGCTGGAGCAGGCCTGA
- a CDS encoding ABC transporter permease, translating into MFPTRAAAIILRQFYLLRGSPSRVFPLFVWVAIDIVLWGFITRYLNAVSGSGLDFVPSLLGAVLLWDFLTRVMQGVTMAFFEDVWSRNFLNIFATPLSISEYVGGLVLSSIATSSVGLIVMVVVAGTVFDLSLFSYGILLVPFLLVLFLFGIALGIFGSAVVLRLGPSAEWFVWPIPAVVSPFAGVFYPLATLPKWMQLIAHLLPPSYVFEGMRTIVSGGAFSGTTLLWGVGLAVLYILLACWFFTRVYRHAVRTGLIARYSAESVS; encoded by the coding sequence ATGTTTCCCACCCGCGCCGCCGCCATCATCCTCCGTCAGTTCTATCTCCTGCGTGGCAGCCCCTCGCGCGTCTTCCCGCTCTTCGTGTGGGTGGCCATCGACATCGTGCTGTGGGGCTTCATCACCCGGTATCTCAATGCCGTCAGCGGCTCTGGCCTCGACTTCGTGCCCTCGCTCCTGGGCGCGGTGCTGCTCTGGGACTTCCTGACCCGGGTCATGCAGGGCGTGACGATGGCGTTCTTCGAGGACGTGTGGTCGCGCAACTTCCTCAACATCTTCGCCACGCCGCTCTCCATCTCGGAGTACGTCGGCGGGCTGGTGCTCTCGAGCATCGCGACGAGCTCGGTCGGGCTCATCGTGATGGTCGTCGTGGCGGGCACGGTGTTCGACCTGTCGCTGTTCTCGTACGGCATCCTGCTCGTGCCGTTCCTGCTCGTGCTCTTCCTGTTCGGGATTGCCCTGGGCATCTTCGGCAGCGCGGTGGTGCTCCGGCTCGGGCCGTCCGCGGAGTGGTTCGTCTGGCCCATTCCCGCCGTGGTCTCGCCGTTCGCTGGTGTGTTCTATCCGCTCGCGACGCTGCCGAAGTGGATGCAGCTCATCGCGCACCTGCTGCCGCCGTCCTACGTCTTCGAGGGCATGCGGACCATCGTCTCGGGAGGTGCGTTCTCGGGGACCACGCTGCTGTGGGGCGTGGGGCTCGCCGTGCTCTACATCCTGCTGGCGTGCTGGTTCTTCACGCGCGTCTACCGGCACGCGGTGCGCACCGGCCTCATCGCCCGCTACAGCGCCGAGAGTGTGAGCTGA
- a CDS encoding ATP-binding protein, with the protein MRNERDLLLRAIAMLEQQRPALGDEAVEAALVALRARIAALASQVPLERRHVTVLFGDLCGFTAMSERMDPEDVSELMNALWERVDAAIVRHGGRIDKHIGDAVMALWGADGAREDDPEQALHAALDIQAQLSSFLAGPPEGLRMRIGVHTGPVLLGVVGTLGELTVMGDTVNTASRLEQAAAEGTILISHGTYRHVSGAFDVEPQAPLRLKGKQEPLQVYRVTAARPHAFRRQGRGLEGVWSRLVGREEESRRLREALSAAVSGGGCQRVTLTGEAGMGKSRLLGEFETWLESLPQPPRCLRGRASPEMRRHPNALLRDLFSFHLQLQESDPPSVVRDRMEDAFREALGPEDSSRGRAHLAGSLLGFDFSDSPHVKGTPTDEQSRRARGLAALSEYFRALLSREPMVLFLEDIHWADDSALDLLERLLQTLAPERLLVLCTARPELFERRPEWDLDPAHLRLELRPLSPADSHQLVAELLRKVEDIPPALHELVVSRAEGNPFYLEELIQMLLEEGVILVDGERWRVEPRRLTSLKVPSTLSGVLQARLDSIPVHEREILQRASVVGRIFWDEALASMGREGAAPIAVHEALLALQERELIFEQSSPAFAGTREYIFKHAIVREVAYDTVLKRERRAFHGRIAEWLLARGGERSREHLGLIADHLEASGQAVRAAVYLRRAGEEALVLFANAEARSFLERALALTPETDLAERYAIVAAREKVHAVMGERRVQRRDLEMMEVLADILGDPRRQAEAALRRALYASEVGELESGVEAVRKAIRLAQETGDVASEALGYLRWGRMLRHHQGDFTSARSHFERSLVLAESARLAHLEVENLLNLSAVIQETGDLATSLSYVQRVLPFCRAMEDRWLEFSALRHLAYLRKSLGEFAEARADFEQTLQFSRVIGYRFWECVDRCNLALLHYFQGHASSALELADQALRIGQDIGSTRYQGFAWMTRGHALAALDRIPEAREAYQRARSIRVAARMPHLEMESVAGLAAVALTAGEVREALGYVEEILAHLERGGRLDGTEEPFWIRLVCFRVLQAHQDSRAKGVLETAHRHLQDWARRLHDEGLRRSFLGIAAHQQILREWQRLGKTG; encoded by the coding sequence ATGAGAAACGAACGCGACCTGCTCCTGCGGGCGATCGCCATGCTGGAGCAACAGCGCCCAGCCCTGGGCGACGAGGCCGTCGAGGCCGCGCTGGTGGCGTTGCGCGCCCGGATCGCGGCGTTGGCCTCCCAGGTGCCCCTGGAGCGCCGCCACGTCACGGTGCTCTTCGGCGACCTCTGCGGCTTCACCGCCATGAGCGAGCGCATGGACCCGGAGGACGTCAGCGAGCTGATGAACGCCCTCTGGGAGCGTGTGGACGCGGCCATCGTCCGGCACGGGGGGCGGATCGACAAGCACATCGGCGATGCGGTGATGGCGCTCTGGGGCGCGGACGGTGCGCGCGAGGATGATCCGGAGCAGGCGCTCCACGCCGCGCTGGACATCCAGGCGCAGCTCTCCTCCTTCCTGGCCGGTCCCCCCGAGGGCCTGCGCATGCGCATCGGCGTCCACACGGGCCCGGTGCTCCTGGGCGTGGTGGGCACGCTCGGGGAGCTCACGGTGATGGGAGACACCGTCAACACGGCCAGCCGCCTGGAGCAGGCCGCGGCCGAGGGCACCATCCTCATCTCGCACGGCACGTACCGCCACGTGAGCGGGGCCTTCGACGTCGAGCCCCAGGCCCCCCTCCGCCTGAAGGGCAAGCAGGAGCCGCTCCAGGTGTACCGGGTGACGGCGGCCCGGCCGCACGCCTTCCGCCGGCAAGGCCGGGGCCTGGAGGGCGTCTGGTCCCGGCTGGTGGGACGCGAGGAGGAGTCGCGCCGCCTGCGCGAGGCCCTGTCCGCGGCGGTCTCCGGGGGCGGTTGCCAGCGGGTGACGCTCACCGGCGAGGCCGGCATGGGCAAGTCACGGCTGCTCGGGGAGTTCGAGACCTGGCTCGAGTCCCTGCCCCAGCCCCCCCGGTGCCTGCGCGGACGTGCCAGCCCGGAGATGCGCAGGCACCCCAACGCCCTGCTCCGGGATCTCTTCTCCTTCCACCTGCAGCTGCAGGAGAGCGATCCCCCCAGCGTGGTGCGCGATCGGATGGAGGATGCCTTCCGCGAGGCGCTCGGCCCCGAGGACTCGAGCCGCGGCCGCGCCCACCTGGCCGGCTCGCTCCTCGGCTTCGACTTCAGCGACAGCCCCCATGTGAAGGGCACCCCCACGGACGAGCAGAGCCGTCGGGCCCGGGGCCTCGCCGCCCTCAGCGAGTACTTCCGGGCCCTCCTGAGCCGCGAGCCCATGGTCCTCTTCCTGGAGGACATCCACTGGGCGGATGACAGCGCGTTGGATCTCCTGGAGCGCCTGCTCCAGACGCTGGCGCCCGAGCGGCTCCTGGTGCTCTGCACCGCCAGGCCCGAGCTCTTCGAGCGGCGGCCCGAATGGGACCTGGACCCCGCGCACCTCCGGCTCGAGCTGAGGCCCCTGTCCCCGGCGGACAGCCACCAGCTGGTGGCGGAGCTGCTGCGCAAGGTGGAGGACATCCCCCCCGCCCTCCACGAGCTCGTGGTCAGCCGCGCCGAGGGCAACCCGTTCTACCTGGAGGAGCTCATCCAGATGCTCCTCGAGGAGGGCGTCATCCTCGTGGATGGCGAGCGCTGGCGCGTCGAGCCACGCCGGCTCACCTCGCTCAAGGTTCCCTCGACCTTGAGCGGCGTCCTCCAGGCGCGGCTGGACAGCATTCCCGTGCACGAGCGGGAGATCCTCCAGCGCGCCTCGGTGGTGGGCCGCATCTTCTGGGACGAGGCGCTCGCGAGCATGGGACGGGAGGGGGCCGCGCCCATCGCGGTCCACGAGGCCCTGCTCGCCCTCCAGGAGCGGGAGCTCATCTTCGAGCAGTCCAGCCCGGCGTTCGCCGGCACGCGCGAGTACATCTTCAAGCACGCCATCGTGCGCGAGGTGGCCTACGACACCGTGCTCAAGCGCGAGCGGCGCGCCTTCCACGGGCGCATCGCCGAGTGGCTGCTGGCGCGCGGAGGCGAGCGCTCGCGGGAGCACCTCGGGCTGATCGCGGACCACCTGGAGGCCTCCGGACAGGCGGTGCGGGCGGCCGTCTACCTGCGGCGGGCGGGAGAGGAGGCCCTGGTCCTGTTCGCCAACGCGGAGGCCCGCTCGTTCCTGGAGCGGGCCCTGGCGCTGACGCCCGAGACGGATCTCGCCGAGCGCTACGCCATCGTGGCGGCACGGGAGAAGGTCCACGCCGTGATGGGCGAGCGCCGGGTGCAGCGGCGGGATCTGGAGATGATGGAGGTGCTGGCGGACATCCTCGGCGACCCGCGGCGGCAGGCCGAGGCGGCGCTGCGCCGGGCGCTCTACGCCTCGGAGGTCGGAGAGCTCGAGTCGGGCGTGGAGGCGGTGCGCAAGGCGATCCGGCTGGCGCAGGAGACGGGAGACGTGGCCAGCGAGGCGCTCGGCTACCTGCGGTGGGGGCGGATGCTGAGGCACCACCAGGGAGACTTCACGAGCGCCCGGAGCCACTTCGAGCGCAGCCTGGTGCTGGCCGAGTCCGCGAGGCTCGCGCACCTGGAGGTGGAGAACCTGCTCAACCTGAGCGCGGTCATCCAGGAGACGGGAGACCTGGCGACGAGCCTGTCCTACGTGCAGCGGGTGCTCCCCTTCTGCCGGGCGATGGAGGACCGCTGGCTGGAGTTCTCGGCGCTGAGGCACCTGGCGTACCTGCGCAAGAGCCTGGGAGAGTTCGCCGAGGCGCGGGCCGACTTCGAGCAGACGCTCCAGTTCAGCCGGGTGATCGGCTACCGGTTCTGGGAGTGCGTGGACCGCTGCAACCTGGCGCTGCTGCACTATTTCCAGGGGCATGCCTCGTCCGCGCTGGAGCTGGCCGATCAGGCGCTGCGGATCGGCCAGGATATCGGCAGCACCCGGTACCAGGGGTTCGCGTGGATGACGCGGGGCCATGCCCTGGCCGCGCTGGATCGCATCCCGGAGGCCCGCGAGGCCTACCAGCGGGCCCGGAGCATCCGGGTGGCGGCGCGGATGCCGCACCTGGAGATGGAGTCCGTCGCGGGCCTGGCGGCGGTGGCGCTCACCGCCGGTGAGGTGCGCGAGGCCCTGGGGTACGTGGAGGAGATCCTCGCGCACCTGGAGCGGGGCGGGCGGCTCGATGGGACCGAGGAGCCTTTCTGGATCCGTCTGGTCTGCTTCCGGGTCCTCCAGGCGCATCAGGACTCACGCGCGAAGGGGGTGCTGGAGACGGCCCACCGCCACCTCCAGGACTGGGCCAGGAGGCTCCACGACGAAGGGCTCCGGCGCTCGTTCCTCGGCATCGCCGCGCATCAGCAGATCCTTCGGGAGTGGCAGCGCCTCGGGAAGACCGGCTAG
- a CDS encoding leucine-rich repeat domain-containing protein, which yields MPTLDDFEALLRHTGLLADGQSLPVVTRDRFDSEAEGAGVLVGNDTVLALSLRSLGLMSLPESLGELIHLQRLDVTENQLTSLPESVGRLRHLKRLGADDNQLVALPESLGELSALEQLFVDGNRLTAFPTGLERLIRLQRLDARRNQLATLPESLGRLTGLEDLRLGRNLLTSVPESLWNLTNLQTLDLGENHLESLSDGIGHLSKLRMLDLGHNALTAVPESLGDLTGLSGYLYLSDNRLTSLPASLGKLRALRYFNATDNQLRTLPDTLGGMESLIELRLYDNQLTELPPSLGNLANLLELHLKNNALVSLPESMGRLRSLRKLSLENNRLTALPESLGGLTRLVELDLRNNRLGALPESIGGLTGLVSLDLRGNRLRALPASIGDLPNLEKLDLRWNKLSSLPGWLERLERRGCTVFT from the coding sequence ATGCCCACCCTGGATGATTTCGAGGCACTGCTCCGGCACACCGGTCTCCTGGCTGACGGGCAATCCCTTCCTGTCGTGACAAGGGACCGGTTCGACAGCGAGGCCGAGGGGGCCGGTGTCCTGGTCGGCAACGACACCGTCCTGGCCCTGTCACTCCGGAGCCTCGGCCTGATGTCCCTCCCCGAGTCGCTCGGTGAGCTCATCCACCTCCAACGGCTCGACGTGACGGAGAACCAGCTCACCTCCCTGCCCGAGAGCGTGGGACGGCTGCGGCACCTGAAGCGGCTGGGGGCCGACGACAATCAGCTGGTGGCGCTCCCCGAGTCGCTGGGGGAGCTGAGCGCGCTCGAACAGCTCTTCGTGGATGGCAACCGGCTCACCGCCTTCCCCACGGGCCTGGAGCGGCTGATACGGCTCCAGAGGCTGGACGCGCGCCGCAACCAACTGGCCACCCTGCCAGAGAGCCTCGGCCGGTTGACGGGACTCGAGGATCTGCGGCTGGGAAGGAACCTCCTGACGTCCGTGCCCGAGTCGCTCTGGAACCTGACGAACCTCCAGACGCTGGACCTGGGGGAGAATCACCTCGAGTCCCTGTCCGATGGCATCGGGCACCTGTCGAAGCTGCGGATGCTGGACCTGGGGCACAACGCGTTGACCGCGGTGCCCGAGTCGCTCGGCGACCTGACGGGTCTGTCCGGGTATCTCTACCTCAGCGACAACCGGCTCACGTCCCTGCCCGCGTCGCTCGGGAAGCTGCGAGCACTGAGGTATTTCAATGCCACGGACAACCAACTGCGGACGCTCCCCGACACCCTGGGCGGGATGGAGTCCCTCATCGAGCTCCGCCTGTACGACAATCAGCTGACGGAGCTTCCTCCCTCGCTGGGCAATCTGGCGAACCTCCTGGAACTCCATCTGAAGAACAACGCGCTGGTGTCGCTCCCGGAGTCCATGGGCCGACTGAGGAGCCTCAGGAAGCTCAGCCTGGAGAACAACCGGCTCACGGCGCTCCCCGAGTCACTGGGGGGTCTCACGCGGCTCGTGGAGCTCGACTTGAGGAACAACAGGCTGGGGGCGCTCCCAGAGTCGATCGGCGGTCTCACCGGGCTCGTGTCCCTCGACTTGAGGGGCAACAGGCTGCGTGCGCTCCCCGCGAGCATCGGAGACCTGCCGAACCTCGAGAAGCTCGACCTGCGGTGGAACAAGTTGTCGTCCCTTCCCGGGTGGCTCGAGCGTCTCGAGCGGCGCGGATGCACGGTCTTCACGTGA
- a CDS encoding chalcone isomerase family protein, with protein sequence MTWSGWRAGGWGLVVGLMLTASVVEARELAGVRVPDSLTLEGRRVSLAHMELKEKLFFKVYIWSLYLEQVSPKQSEVISANCVKRLQFRFLRDVRRDQLVEAFRDGLASNPALRDTPLRDNLEQLLASLRDVPEGGELVLTYVPGGGLHVDGEASHGITIAGKSFADALFVSWLETHPIFSR encoded by the coding sequence ATGACGTGGAGCGGGTGGCGGGCGGGGGGATGGGGACTCGTGGTGGGGCTGATGCTCACGGCGAGTGTGGTGGAGGCCCGGGAGCTGGCGGGAGTGCGGGTGCCAGACTCGCTGACGCTGGAAGGGCGGCGGGTCTCCCTGGCTCACATGGAGCTGAAGGAGAAGCTCTTCTTCAAGGTCTACATCTGGTCGCTGTACCTGGAGCAGGTGTCGCCCAAGCAGTCCGAGGTCATCTCGGCCAACTGCGTCAAACGGCTGCAGTTCCGCTTCCTGCGCGATGTGCGGAGGGACCAGCTCGTGGAGGCCTTCCGCGACGGTCTCGCCTCCAACCCCGCGCTGCGCGACACGCCCCTGCGGGACAACCTGGAGCAGCTGCTCGCCTCGCTGCGGGATGTGCCCGAGGGAGGAGAGCTCGTCCTCACCTACGTCCCCGGTGGAGGGCTCCACGTGGACGGCGAGGCTTCCCATGGCATCACCATTGCCGGGAAGTCCTTCGCGGATGCGCTCTTCGTCTCCTGGTTGGAGACGCACCCCATCTTCTCGCGCTGA
- a CDS encoding STAS/SEC14 domain-containing protein gives MPFTLDDSLWPLLIIRLSGTLSDLEYEKFLERLSGFLHRREPYFSIVDTSQSGLPNSAQRQRQVEFGRTHDELERTWGRATAFIVTSPFVRVAMSLYFHVRPLQVPHVIVDDMGTALAWIASRMESTGYKAEAERVREHLRSRAQRTA, from the coding sequence ATGCCCTTCACCCTCGACGATTCACTCTGGCCGCTGCTCATCATCCGCCTGTCGGGGACGTTGTCGGACCTGGAATACGAGAAGTTCCTCGAACGGCTGTCCGGCTTCCTGCATCGGCGGGAGCCGTACTTCAGCATCGTCGACACGAGCCAGTCCGGCCTGCCGAACAGCGCACAGCGCCAGCGCCAGGTGGAGTTTGGCCGGACGCACGATGAGCTGGAGCGAACGTGGGGGCGCGCAACGGCCTTCATCGTCACCTCGCCCTTCGTGCGGGTGGCCATGAGCCTCTACTTCCATGTCCGGCCCCTGCAGGTACCGCATGTCATCGTCGACGACATGGGCACGGCGCTGGCGTGGATCGCGAGCCGGATGGAGAGCACCGGCTACAAGGCCGAGGCCGAGCGCGTGCGTGAGCATCTCCGCTCGCGTGCCCAGCGCACCGCCTGA
- a CDS encoding cation:proton antiporter, whose protein sequence is MQIVIWFIVVGVLLIAMALGGSVLKRLPLSTSLLYLVVGFVLGKLGLGRLDAQVQTKLLEHLTEVAVLVSLFTAGLKLRAPLRDSRWRIAVRLASLAMVCTIGLVTAAGVWLLGLPLGAAILLGAVLAPTDPVLASDVQMEHPFQQDALRFGLTGEAGFNDGTAFPFVMLGLGLLGLHPLGEGLWRWVAVDLVWAVVAGIGVGTALGNVVGRLVIYLRRTHREAVGLDDFLALGLIALSYGVALLLHAYGFLAVFAAGLALRRIEKKSNHGKPPEDVEQAAHAHNGPEAAIHPEHAPSYMANAVLNFNEQIERIGEVSLVVILGILLARIPLPTEALWFTPLLFLAIRPISVLVTLVGSSTSSSQRGLMGWFGIRGIGSLYYLFYALNHGVRGALAHQLVPLVLTVVAVSILVHGISVTPLMQLYERKQRG, encoded by the coding sequence ATGCAGATCGTGATCTGGTTCATCGTGGTCGGCGTGCTGCTCATCGCCATGGCACTCGGGGGCTCCGTCCTCAAGCGCCTGCCACTGTCCACCTCGCTGCTCTACCTGGTGGTGGGCTTCGTCCTGGGGAAGCTCGGCCTCGGCCGGCTGGATGCCCAGGTGCAGACGAAACTCCTCGAGCACCTCACCGAGGTGGCGGTGCTCGTCTCCCTCTTCACCGCGGGGCTGAAGCTGCGGGCGCCCCTGCGCGACTCGCGGTGGCGCATCGCCGTGCGGCTCGCCTCGCTGGCCATGGTGTGCACCATCGGGCTCGTGACCGCCGCGGGGGTCTGGTTGCTGGGCCTGCCCCTGGGCGCGGCCATCCTCCTGGGCGCGGTGCTCGCCCCGACGGATCCGGTGCTCGCCTCGGACGTGCAGATGGAGCACCCCTTCCAGCAGGACGCCCTGCGCTTCGGACTCACCGGCGAGGCGGGCTTCAACGACGGCACGGCCTTTCCCTTCGTGATGCTCGGCCTGGGGCTGCTCGGGCTGCACCCGCTGGGTGAGGGCCTGTGGCGCTGGGTAGCGGTGGACCTGGTGTGGGCGGTGGTGGCGGGGATCGGCGTGGGCACGGCGCTGGGCAATGTCGTCGGGCGGCTCGTCATCTATCTGCGGCGCACCCATCGCGAGGCGGTGGGGCTCGACGACTTCCTCGCCCTGGGCCTCATCGCGCTCTCGTACGGGGTGGCGCTGCTGCTGCACGCCTACGGCTTCCTCGCGGTGTTCGCCGCCGGGCTCGCGCTGCGGCGCATCGAGAAGAAGTCCAACCACGGCAAGCCCCCCGAGGACGTGGAGCAGGCCGCACACGCCCACAACGGCCCGGAAGCCGCCATCCACCCGGAGCATGCTCCCTCCTACATGGCCAACGCGGTGCTCAACTTCAATGAGCAGATCGAGCGCATCGGCGAGGTGAGCCTCGTGGTGATCCTCGGCATCCTGCTCGCGCGCATCCCGCTGCCCACGGAGGCGCTCTGGTTCACTCCCCTGCTCTTCCTCGCCATCCGCCCCATCTCCGTGCTCGTCACGCTCGTGGGCTCGAGCACCTCCTCCTCCCAGCGCGGGTTGATGGGCTGGTTCGGCATCCGTGGCATCGGCTCGCTCTATTACCTCTTCTATGCCCTCAACCACGGCGTGCGGGGAGCGCTGGCGCACCAGCTCGTTCCACTCGTGCTCACCGTGGTGGCCGTGTCCATCCTCGTGCACGGCATCTCGGTGACGCCCCTGATGCAGCTCTATGAGCGCAAGCAGCGTGGCTAG
- a CDS encoding FKBP-type peptidyl-prolyl cis-trans isomerase, translating to MEIAKDSVVSIDYRLHLGDGKTIDESDAGDPLVYLHGHEQIVPGLEKALAGKKVGDSLKVQVTPEEGYGDYDPDGVEEVPREDFPPDMELEAGGVVTATDEEGDDVDFLVKEVRPKTVVVDFNHPLAGKTLHFEVTVREVRKATEEELEHGHAHGPDDDHEH from the coding sequence ATGGAAATCGCGAAGGACAGCGTCGTCTCCATCGACTACCGGCTGCATCTGGGAGACGGGAAGACCATCGACGAGAGCGACGCGGGAGATCCGCTCGTCTACCTGCACGGCCACGAGCAGATCGTCCCAGGGCTGGAGAAGGCGCTCGCGGGCAAGAAGGTGGGCGACTCGCTGAAGGTCCAGGTCACTCCCGAGGAGGGGTACGGGGATTACGATCCGGATGGCGTGGAGGAGGTGCCGCGCGAGGACTTCCCGCCGGACATGGAGCTGGAGGCGGGCGGCGTCGTGACCGCCACGGATGAAGAGGGCGACGACGTGGACTTCCTGGTGAAGGAGGTGCGCCCCAAGACGGTGGTGGTGGACTTCAACCACCCGCTGGCGGGCAAGACGCTCCACTTCGAGGTGACCGTGCGCGAGGTGCGCAAGGCCACCGAGGAGGAGCTCGAGCACGGGCACGCGCACGGTCCGGACGACGATCACGAGCACTGA
- a CDS encoding YaiI/YqxD family protein has protein sequence MKIWVDADACPGPVRDILLRAAQRLGVATVFVANKRLSLPRSELVSTVQVGAGLDVADSYIAASAQTGDLTVTQDIPLAALLVPKGVVVIDPRGELFSEENIAERLSVRNFMQELRDSGVMTGGPSGFSAQDRQQFAATLDRELTRLLRTVSKPGP, from the coding sequence ATGAAGATCTGGGTCGACGCCGATGCGTGTCCGGGGCCGGTACGGGACATCCTCCTGAGGGCAGCGCAGCGCCTGGGGGTGGCCACCGTCTTCGTGGCCAACAAGCGCCTGTCGCTGCCCCGCTCGGAGCTCGTCTCCACGGTGCAGGTGGGCGCCGGGCTCGACGTGGCGGACAGCTACATCGCCGCCTCGGCCCAGACCGGGGATCTCACCGTCACCCAGGACATCCCCCTCGCCGCGCTGCTCGTCCCCAAGGGCGTGGTGGTCATCGACCCGCGCGGAGAGCTCTTCAGCGAGGAGAACATCGCCGAGCGCCTCTCCGTGCGGAACTTCATGCAGGAGCTGCGCGACAGCGGCGTGATGACCGGCGGCCCCAGTGGCTTCTCCGCCCAGGATCGCCAGCAGTTCGCCGCTACCCTGGACCGCGAGCTCACCCGGCTCCTCCGAACCGTCTCGAAACCTGGACCGTGA